In one Bombus fervidus isolate BK054 chromosome 16, iyBomFerv1, whole genome shotgun sequence genomic region, the following are encoded:
- the Pde9 gene encoding phosphodiesterase 9, with product MDLEARNGTGGNDDEEYTNIYFIVGDRRETVTYKADQVTDMELKELFRNAAEAGPLDIVKLRKEDKLLNISANLPANTPDSPYVLQIVGAHPASSGVIEAEVLWALERRVAALEQQLREHQEALNASPSYALRELKRQVDSFKNKLEHNEQLSWLSFYKQLPEPLYADSCRRLQYRRKSDSMKRKVREKFLNICDVSVSSNVREWLHSPAFDARQWEDEELLLMLQTMFVELDLPQKFNIPLPILRNFLYEVYNNYNEVPFHNFRHCFCVAQMMYAIAWTVDLPSRIGDLEVFILIVSCICHDLDHPGYNNIYQINARTELALRYNDISPLENHHCSVAFRVLEAPECNILASLDNATYRVVREGIIRCILATDMARHNEILGQFTDIIPEFDYSSKAHINLLSMILIKVADISNEARPMEVAEPWLDRLLQEFFKQSDAEKLEGLPVTPFMDRDKVTKPSSQVSFIGLVLLPLFEALGELLPQLQNLIVQPVREALEYYRRLNEAAKDERHHRKSIADLGEVNLITVTSGTTGSASVVKSTSSHSMRSKRSIGTVHSRSRSTDDEMTENLTAEEAENLESSDPETATEVEVSEKTLKFKISTEGTLTGPATGRKSYPGSRKGSREKSSLDYHSHDLARAVRDHERERRRSKGENLGSDLSSPVSAWSAEGTRILEELEKDEPVFLDAKWNERKMVEGNGNVVVESQQRNNLKKTSSLVENDQEMKSSRKEVQRETVGLRCCCEDKTGPNNHKSIFSRLRNFTDRLSISFDSKDPTAPKPMKHVTKTLNKSNLMATATTSSRRNNSLTVCKRCNLTKVSVKESKAIATVVELSSVDKRAMTLPKVRKSTEYKNRGSVWKVSFAKEKRSSASLEALPSAMSERSLAKHRRNSSNPESKSHSLKEAKDQKIPDIEFREIDVRTKKQQQQQPEIVVKPEHGSREAVQEDIGKIEIRRSSASMEDISKMAKQTESVMLGSLEPKKAEERPHTGSLDSMLCKDLAKSRKKPTYSSPTATSKKSPGLLSRFKSGMSIDSTRSNSNSDSLHDQSSQSPSGWISSLTASFRPKRQVSEVPLSSHPARSSSREEIK from the exons AACTCTTTAGAAATGCAGCAGAGGCTGGCCCTCTGGACATCGTGAAGCTTCGCAAAGAGGACAAGCTGTTGAACATTTCGGCTAATTTGCCGGCGAACACACCCGACTCTCCCTATGTTCTTCAG ATCGTCGGAGCACATCCGGCCTCGTCTGGGGTGATCGAGGCGGAAGTGCTGTGGGCTCTCGAGAGACGTGTGGCGGCCTTGGAACAGCAACTTCGGGAGCACCAAGAAGCTCTGAACGCGTCGCCATCGTATGCTCTTCGCGAACTAAAGCGGCAGGTCGACAGTTTCAAGAACAAGTTGGAGCACAACGAACAACTCAGTTGGCTGA GTTTCTACAAACAGCTTCCAGAGCCTCTCTACGCGGATTCCTGCCGCAGATTGCAGTATCGTCGGAAGAGCGACAGCATGAAGCGGAAGGTGCGAGAAAAGTTCCTCAATATCTG CGACGTTTCGGTATCGTCGAACGTTCGGGAGTGGCTGCACTCACCAGCATTCGATGCACGGCAATGGGAAGACGAAGAGCTTCTATTGATGCTGCAAACGATGTTCGTCGAGCTGGACCTACCTCAAAAGTTTAACATTCCTTTACCAATCCTGAGGAACTTCCTCTACGAAGTTTATAACAACTATAACGAAGTGCCGTTTCATAACTTTAGGCATTGCTTCTGCGTGGCGCAAATG ATGTACGCAATAGCCTGGACAGTGGATCTACCGTCACGAATCGGCGATCTGGaggtttttatattaattgtcTCCTGCATCTGCCACGATCTAGATCATCCAGGATACAACaacatttatcaaataaacgCCCGTACCGAGTTGGCTCTGCGTTACAACGATATCTCACCTCTGGAGAACCATCATTGCTCCGTAGCTTTTCGTGTTCTAGAAGCACCGGAATGTAACATATTAGCGTCGCTGGACAATGCGACATATCGAGTCGTACGCGAAGGGATCATCAGGTGTATTCTTGCAACGGACATGGCCAGGCACAACGAGATCCTCGGTCAATTCACGGACATCATCCCGGAATTCGATTACTCCAGCAAGGCTCATATTAATTTA TTATCGATGATCCTCATCAAGGTGGCGGATATTAGCAACGAGGCCCGGCCGATGGAAGTCGCGGAACCGTGGCTGGATAGGTTGCTGCAAGAATTCTTCAAGCAGAGCGACGCGGAGAAGCTCGAAGGACTTCCAGTGACGCCATTTATGGATCGCGATAAAGTAACCAAACCCTCGTCCCAAGTCAGTTTCATCGGTCTCGTTCTACTTCCTCTTTTCGAGGCCCTTGGGGAACTGCTTCCACAGCTGCAG AACCTAATAGTTCAGCCAGTGCGGGAAGCTTTAGAATATTATCGCAGATTGAACGAAGCAGCAAAGGACGAGCGGCATCACCGGAAGAGCATAGCAGACCTGGGCGAGGTAAATCTGATAACCGTAACGTCCGGGACCACCGGGTCAGCTAGCGTCGTGAAATCTACCTCGTCGCACAGTATGCGCTCGAAACGTTCCATAGGCACGGTTCACTCGCGATCGCGATCCACCGACGACGAGATGACGGAGAACCTGACGGCGGAAGAAGCGGAGAACCTCGAGAGTTCGGATCCTGAGACAGCGACCGAGGTGGAGGTGAGCGAGAAAACGTTGAAGTTCAAAATCTCGACCGAGGGGACGTTGACTGGGCCGGCAACAGGTAGGAAAAGCTACCCGGGTAGTCGAAAGGGTAGTCGAGAGAAATCGTCACTGGATTATCATAGTCACGACCTAGCCAGGGCTGTTAGGGATCACGAGCGCGAAAGAAGACGCAGTAAAGGAGAGAATCTTGGCAGCGACCTGAGCTCGCCCGTGAGTGCGTGGTCCGCGGAAGGAACCAGAATCCTCGAGGAGCTGGAGAAAGACGAGCCCGTTTTCCTAGATGCGAAATGGAACGAACGAAAAATGGTGGAGGGCAACGGTAACGTGGTAGTCGAAAGCCAGCAGAGGAACAACCTGAAGAAAACGAGTAGCTTAGTGGAGAACGATCAGGAGATGAAGTCTAGTCGCAAAGAGGTACAGAGGGAGACGGTTGGGCTCCGGTGTTGTTGCGAGGATAAAACAGGACCCAACAATCACAAGTCCATCTTTTCCAGATTAAGAAACTTCACGGATCGGCTGAGTATCAGCTTCGACTCGAAGGACCCTACTGCGCCGAAGCCAATGAAACACGTAACCAAGACGCTGAACAAAAGCAACTTGATGGCCACGGCGACCACTTCTTCCAGGCGCAATAACTCTCTAACAGTTTGCAAGCGTTGCAACCTTACTAAAGTCTCGGTGAAAGAGAGCAAAGCTATAGCGACGGTGGTGGAATTGTCTTCGGTGGATAAGCGTGCTATGACGTTGCCAAAGGTGAGGAAATCGACGGAGTACAAGAACAGAGGCAGTGTCTGGAAGGTGTCGTTCGCCAAGGAGAAAAGATCGTCCGCTTCGTTGGAAGCTTTACCGAGCGCGATGTCGGAGAGATCTTTGGCGAAACACCGGCGAAATTCTTCGAATCCCGAGAGCAAGTCGCACAGTCTGAAAGAAGCGAAGGATCAAAAGATTCCGGATATCGAGTTCAGAGAAATTGACGTGCGTACGAAaaagcagcagcagcaacaaccgGAGATCGTCGTCAAGCCTGAGCACGGGTCCAGAGAGGCTGTACAAGAAGATATaggcaaaatagaaattagaaGAAGCTCGGCGAGCATGGAGGATATCTCGAAGATGGCGAAGCAGACCGAAAGCGTGATGCTCGGTTCGTTGGAGCCAAAGAAGGCGGAGGAACGTCCACACACGGGTAGTTTGGACTCGATGTTGTGCAAGGACTTGGCCAAATCCCGAAAAAAGCCAACGTACTCTTCGCCAACTGCAACGTCCAAGAAATCGCCTGGTCTGTTGTCGCGATTCAAGTCTGGCATGAGTATCGACAGCACCAGGAGCAACAGCAACAGCGATTCCTTGCACGATCAAAGCTCGCAATCTCCGAGCGGCTGGATTTCCTCTCTAACGGCAAGCTTTCGACCAAAGAGGCAGGTATCGGAAGTTCCGTTGTCGTCGCATCCTGCGCGTTCGTCGAGTCGCGAGGAGATCAAGTGA